AGCGGGGGAGCCGCCTCCTGGAGCTTGGTCAGCGCGGCCCGGTAGGGCCCGGCCACGCTCTCCGGCAGCGCCGACTCGAAGACCGACAGGGCCTGGCCGAGCTTCATCGCCCCGCCCTTCAGCTCGCCGAGGACGGAGAACAGCTGCTGCGCCGTGCGCTGTTGCAGCTCGCTGCCGACCAACTCGGCGGAACGGCCGCCGATGCGCTTGCCCAGGCTCCAGGTGGCCCGGCCGGCGAAGCCGAGCGGCAGCGTGGCGAGCTTCGCCGTCCTGGTCACCGCCTTGCGGGGCAGATCAGACATGTCGACCCTCCAACTCCCGGAGATGCGCCCCGAACCCGGTGCGCCGAGGCGAGCGTGGGCGAACGGCCGCGACCGCCCCCACTCGTTCATTGTGGACCCGTCCTACGGCGGCGAGGCGGCCTGCGCGGCACCGCACGGGCACTCCGGGTGCGGCTCGACGGAGTGGTGCGTCAGGGTCAGCCGCGGCAGGACGACCTCGGTGCGCTCGCTCCGCGCCTCGGACGCGGTCCGGTCGAGGAAGGCCAGTGCCGTGCAGGCGGTCAGGCCGGCGACCGCGGTGGCCAGGGCGCCGTCGCAGGCGGGGATGCCGGACCGCCGGGCGTTGCGCCACTGGGCCACGAGCAGCGGCCAGCAGGGCTCCCGCGCGGCGCGGGCGCGCAGCATGCAGCCGGCGCATCCGGTGGTGCCCGGCAGGACCAGCGGCCCCACGAAGCCGGTGGCCTCCACCACCCCGGCGTACAGGTGCGGTGTGCCCGCCTCGATCAGCTCCTCGGCCGCCGACGGGTCGGGGGCGTAGGCGGTGAGCCCGTCGCGCGGAGCGAAGATCACGAGGGTGCCCGCGGTCCGCTGCTCCTCCGCCGTCCGCCTGTCCTGCGGGCGCTCCCAGGGCGTGACCGACCCGACCACCTCGGCCGCGGCGTCGGCCCGCCGCCGGCCGACGTGCTCGGCGCGCACACCACCGGGCGCGGTGTCCTGCGGCAGCACCCGGCCGCCGTCCACCACCCGCACCCGCCCCACGCCGGCCTGGGCCAGGGCCGCCGCGATCGCGGTCCCGACCCGGCCGGCGCCGCGGACCTGCACGCGCGCGGCCCGGCGCGCGACCAGGCGCCGCAGTCCGCCGCCCGGCTCCGGATGGAGGAGGGAGAGGGAGGCCAGGTCGGGGCGCAGCCCGTCGGTGACCTGCGCCGCCGCCTCCCGTTCCGCGGTGGCGTCGTCGAGTACGCCCGCCGCGGCGAGCTGGGCGGCCACCCGGTCCGCCGCGCCCTCGCGCAGGCCCAGGGCGGTCGCGGCCTCGCGCAGCGCCGGCAGCGTGCGGGTGCCGTCGAAGAGGGTGAGGAAGCTCTCCGTAGCCGTGTCCAGGGGGCCGAAGAGCACGGAGTGGGCGGGGGTCACCCCGTAACGGACGGTGTTCCGGTCGCGCCAGCCACGGCGCAGCGAAGGCTTGATCATCGGGTGCATGGGGCCATGATGCGCAGGGATGGACCGGACGCGTGTGACGTTTTCCACAGGAAGCCGCGATAGTCCTATAAATGGGGCAGATGTGGCGCGTGTTGGTGACGGAGCGCGAAGGGCCCGAGGACGGCGGACGGGACATATCAGGCTCACAACCGGTAACGTCGACGTGTGTCCGCCGACCCGCTGAACAGCGTCGGCCCGCCGCAGCGCACGCACCCGGCGGGCCGGGTCGTGCTGGACGGGGAGCGCCACGAGCGTGTGGAGGTCCGCCGCAGCGCGCGCCGCCGGCGCACCGTCTCCGCCTATCGCGAGGGCGACCGCACGATTGTGCTGATCCCGGCCCGGATGACCGTCGACGAGGAACGGCGCTGGGTCGCCGTGATGCTCGACAAGCTCGCCGCGCAGGAGGAGCGCCGCGTCCTGGGCGACGACGCGCTCGCCCACCGGGCGGCCGAGCTGTCCGAGCGCTACCTCCAGGGGCGCGCGCGGCCCGAGAGCGTGCGCTGGGTGACGAATCAGAACGCCCGCTGGGGCTCCTGCACGCCGGCCCTGGGCAGCATCCGCCTCTCGCACCGCCTCCAGGGCATGCCCGAGTACGTCATCGACTACGTGCTGCTCCACGAGCTGGCCCACCTGCTGGTCCCGGGCCACGGCCCCGGATTCTGGGCACTCCTCGACGGCTACCCGCGCACGGAGCGGGCCCGCGGATTCCTCGAAGGGGTGGTCGCCGCCGAGCGGTTGCCCTACGCGCCCTGGGCGCGCAGGGACTGACGACTCCCTCCGTCACTGTCCGCGATAGCGGTTAGTCTGGCCTCGCCGAAATTTTGTCTCATCGGACGGGGGACGGTCGTTACGTATGGTGACCCATTTCCAGCGCGGCCAGAAGGCCAGACTCAGTGACCTCACGCTCGGGACCGACCTGTACGTCGGCGTGCAGATCACCGGTCCGGGAATGACCTTCGACATCAGCTGCTTCGGTCTCGACGCGCATGAACGGCTCTCGGACGACCGCTACTTCATCTTCTACAACCAGCCCACGTCGCCCGAGGAGTCCCTCCGGCAGCTCGGCGCGCAGGCCGGCGACACCGACTCGTTCCGCGTCACGCTCGACCGGGTGCCCGCGGCGGTCGACCGGCTCGCCTTCACCGCCACCATCGACGGCGAGGGCACCATGGCGCAGATCGCGTCCGGGTACCTGCGGATCGTGGCGGGCGGCGAGGAAGTCGCCCGCTACTCCTTCGACCGCTCGCAGTTCACGTCGGAACGCGCGGTCATGCTGGGCGACTTCTACCGCAAGGACGGCTGGCGCTTCGCGGCCGTGGGCCAGGGGTTCGACGGCGGGCTCGCCGCGCTGCTGAAGCACTTCGGCGGCGAGGTCGCGGAGGAAGAGGAGCAGGCCCCCGCGCCCGCCGCGCCGCCCGCGGCGCCGGGCTTCGCGCCTCCGGGCGGCGGCGCCCCCGCGGCACCCGGCTTCGGCCCGCCGTCAGGTGCGGCACCGCCGCCCGCGGCCCCCGCGCCCCCGGCCGCCCCCGCGCCGCCTCCCGCCGCGGCCCCGGCGCCCGCCCCCGCGCCGCCGCCCGCGCCCCCGGCCCCCGCGCCGTTCGCCGGGGACGCGGGGCCCACCCGCCCCCTTCCGGCGCAGGGTGCCCATCCGCCGCAGCCCGGCGGCGCCTTCCCGCCCCCCGGCGCGCCCGCGGGGCCTCCCGCGCCCCCGGCGGGCTACGGCTACCCGCCCCCGCCCGCGGGGCCCGGCGTGCCGCCGGGCGGTGGCTTCCCGCCGCCGCAGCAGGTCCCGGGGGCACCGCCCGCCGGGCCCGGCGTTCCCCCGGGCGCACCGCCCGGCGGTACCTATCCGCCGCACGGCGGCGCGTTCCCGCCGCCCCCGGGGCCCGGCGTGCCACCGGGCGGCGCCTTCCCGCCGCCGCAGCAGGTCCCCGGGGCGCCGGGGGCCGCCTTCGCGCCCGGCGGGCCGCAACCCGTTCCCGGCGCGCCGGGGTCCCCTTTCGCGCCCGGCGGGCCGCAACCCGTCCCCGGGGCGCCGGGAGCTCCCTTCGCGCCCGGCGGGCCGCAACCCGTCCCGGGGGCGCAGGGCACCCCCATGCCTCCCGGCGCGCAGCCGGCCGGCGGCATGCTGGCCGTCCTTGAGCAGTACAGGGGAACGGCCGAGCGCCGCCGCTGGGTCCAGCAGAACCCGCAGCTCGTGCGGGCCGACCTCGGCATCGACGGGCAGCCCGTCATGGCGCGCCAGGGCAGCATGGTCCTGTACCAGGGCGACGTGGAGTTCGGGTTCAAGGGCGGTGGCATCAGGCGCCGCATGACCGCGATGGCCACCGGCCAGGGCTTCCCCTCGATGATGCGCTGCACCGGCAGCGGCCAGGTCTACCTGGCCGAGGAGTCGGCCCGGCTGCACCCGGTGGAGCTCCAGGGCGACGCGATATGCGTCGCCTCCCAGCACGTGCTCGCGTTCGACGAGTCCCTTGAGTACGAGGTCCGCCGCATCGACGGCCACGGGCTGCCCGGTGGTTCACTGTTCGCGCTCCAGTTCCAGGGTCACGGCACGCTGGTGCTGACCACGCACGGCGAGCCGCTGGTCCTGCCCGTCACGCCGATGACGTTCGCCGACGCCAACGCCGTGATCGCCTGGTCGGCCGCCGCGCAGGTGCTCGTCGCCAACCAGGTCAGGCTGCGCCGCCAGGCGTACCCCGGCCACTCCGGCGAGACGACGCAGCTCCAGTTCCGCGGCGCCCCGGGGAACTTCGCGATCATCCAGCCCTACGAAATCTGACGGGAGCCCGTGATGGACCAACGGATGGCCGCGGGCTTCGCGCCCGCCGCACCGCCCGCCGTGCGCATGGAGAACCACGGCCCGACCATGGCCCGCGTCGCGATGCGCTCGGGCAGCGACCTGTTCGCCAGGACCGGCTCGATGGTCGCCTACGAGGGCTTCATCCAGTACGAGTCGAACCCGACGGCCCTGCGCCAGGCGGTCGCGGGACGGCTGAGCGGCGAGAGCGTGCCGCTGATGAAGTGCCAGGGCGACGGCGTGCTCTACCTCGCCGACTACGGCGCCGAGGTGGTCTGCCTGCCCCTGGCGAACGAGAGCCTCTCGATCAACGCGAGCAACGTCCTGGCCTTCGACGCGCACCTCGAATGGGGGGTGCAGCGGGTCAAGGGCGTCGCCAAGTTCGCCGGCCAGGGCCTGTTCAACCTGGGCATATCGGGGTCCGGCTGGGTCGCGGTCACCAGCCGGGGCATCCCCGTCGTCGTCGACGTCGCCCAGGCGGGCGAGACGTGCGTCGACCCCGACGCCCTCGTCGCCTGGTCGACCGGCCTGGACATGAGGGCCAAGCGCAGCTTCAAGGCCTCCTCGCTCGTCGGGCGCGGCAGCGGGGAGGCGTTCCAGCTGGCCTTCTCCGGCCGGGGCTTCGTCATCGTGCAGCCGAGCGAGGACAGCACCGACCGGCTCACCGCGCAGCCGCAGAACTGACGGGGGACACCGCATGCAGAGTCCGATCTTCCACCACACCGTGACCCCCGCGCAGGAGCGGTTCGCCCGCCAGGGGTCCCACATGCTGCGCGTCGCCCTCGGCCAGGGCGACGACGTGCTGGCCAGGGCCGGGAGCATGGTCGCGTTCGAGGGCATGGTCGAGTTCGACGGCGAGTACCAGCCGCCGGGACGCGAGCGGCGCCAGCACCAGGCGGGCGAGGCCCTACCGCTGATGCGCTGCTACGGCCAGGGCTCCGTCTGGTTCGCCAACCTCGCCCAGCACGTGCACGTCCTCGACGTCGACCACGAGGGGCTGACCGTCGACAGCTCGTACGTCCTCGCGCTGGACGCCCACCTGAGCTGGGACGTCGTCTCGGTCGAGAGCCAGTACGGCATCCCCGGTGTCGGCACGCACAACCTGGTCATCAGCGGCCAGGGCCAGGTCGCCATCACCACATCGGGGCAGCCGCTGGCCCTCCGGGTCACGCCCGAGCGCTATTGCAGCGCCGACGCGGACGCCGTGGTCGCCTGGTCCACCTCGTTGCGGGTGCAGATGCAGGCGCAGACCAGCAGCAAGCCGATCTGGCGGCGGCGCGGCGCCACCGGCGAGGGCTGGGAGCTGAGCTTCATGGGCGACGGCCATGTCGTCGTGCAGCCGAGCGAGATGCTGCCGCCCCAGCACACCTCCCACGGGGAGCAGCTGCACTTCCGCCAGGGCGCGGGGCCCGGCCTCAACCAGGGAGGCGCCTGGGGCCCCAGATGAAGGGCCGCCGCCCCGGGTGGGCCCGGGGCGGCGCACCGCCGCACGCGTTCCTCACAGCACGGCGCGCGTGCCTTCGAGCAGGCGCACCACCGAGGCGTCCGCCACCCCGGCCACCTCGTCGAACGCGAACCAGCGCAGGTCGCGCGACTCCTCGCTGATCACGGGACGGGCCCCGGCGGGCGCGACGGCCGTGTACTGGACGTCCAGGTGCACCGCGCAGGGCGTGCGGTGCCGGTCGAGGCGCGCGGGCCGCGGCAGCAGCCGCAGCCCCTCGATCCCCGACTCCTCGGTCGCCTCCCGCAGCGCGGCCCCCGCGAGCGTCGTGTCCGCCGGCTCGCAGTGGCCCCCGGTCTGGAGCCACAGGCCCAGCTTGCCGTGCAGGGTCAGCAGGGCCCGCTCCCCCGCGGGGTCCACGACCAGCGCCGACGCGGTCAGATGCCCGGAGCGGCACGCCTTCCACATGCCGTCCGGATGCGCGGCCAGGTGCGCCAGGTACGCCGCGCGCAGCCCGTCCTGGTCCGCGTCGGGCGCCTCCCACGCACCGAGCACGCGCGTGGCGTCCGCGTGCAGGCTCAACGGTCCCCTTCGCCCTTCTCGCCCGGGCCCTCGCCCTGCTCGCCCGTGCCGTCCGCGCCCCCGGCGCCGTTCTCCTCCCGCGGGCCGTCCCCGTCCTTGTCCAGCCGCGCGCCGCCCCGGCCCGCGTCCCCCGGCCCGCCCGCGGCGTCGCCCAGCATGCGGTCGAGCTCGGAGAAGTCCGCCTGGTCGCGGTGCACGAAACCGTCCGGGTCGTCCAGGTCCTCCGCGGTGGGCAGCATGTCCGGGTGCGCCCACAGCCCGTCGCGGGCCTGGGAACCGCGCGCGTCCGTCAGGGAGGCCCACAGCCGCGCCGCGTCCCGCAGCCGCCGCGGGCGCAGTTCGAGGCCGATCAGGGTGGCGAACGTCTGCTCCGCGGGCCCGCCGGACGCCCGGCGGCGGCGCAGCGTCTCCCGCAGCGCGCCGGCCGACGGCAGGTGCGGCTGCGCCGCGGCGTGCACCACCGCGTCGACCCAGCCCTCGACCAGCGCGAGCGCCGTCTCCAGGCGGGCCAGCGCGGCCTTCTGCTGCGGGGTGTCCTCCGGCTGGAACAGCCCCTGCTGGAGCTTCTCCTGCAACTCCTCGGGCCGCGAGGGGTCGAGCCCGCCGACCATGTCCTCCAGCTTGGCCGTGTCCACCTGGATGCCCCGCGCGTAGCCGTCCACCGCGCCGAACAGGTGCGAACGCAGCCACGGCACGTGCGAGAACAGCCGCTGGTGCGCCGCCTCCCGCAGGGCCAGGTACAGCCTGACCTCCTCCTGCGGCACGCCGAGCCCCTCGCCGAACGACGCCACGTTCTGCGGGAGCAGCGCCGCCTTGCCCGCGGGGCCGAGCGGCAGGCCCACGTCGGTCGACCCCACGACCTCGCCCGCGAGCACCCCCACGGCCTGGCCGATCTGGGTGCCGAACATCGCCCCGCCCATCGAGCGCATCATGCCGAGCAGCGGGCCCGCCATGGCCTGCATCTCCCGCGGCAGCACGTCGCCCATCGCCGCGCCGACCCGTTCCGCGACGGGGTCGACCAGCTCCCGCCACACCGGCAGCGTCGCCTCGACCCACTCCGCGCGGCTCCACGCCACGGCGGCACCCGACCCGGACGGCAGCGACGTGACGCCGTCGAGCCACAGGTCGGCGAGCCGGACGGCCTCCTCGACCTGCTCCCGCTCGCGCTGCCCCACGCTCGCGTCCCGCGAGCCGTCGGGCGCGCCCTGGGCCACCGCCTGCCTGGCGACGCTGCGGGCCAGCTCCCAGTTCACCGGGCCGCCCTCGTACGACAGCATCTGCCCGAGCTGCTGGAACGCGGCGCCCAGATCCTGCGGGTTCATCCCCGCGGGGCCGCCGGGGCCGAAGCCGAACATGGCCGCCAGCGGATTGTCGGCCGGCCCCTGCCCGCCGCCGCGCCTGTTGTCACCGGATTCGCCGTCCTCCGGCTCCTCCGGGAGGCCGAATCCGAATGGAGTGTTACTCACGGGAATCCTCGGGTCTGTGTCGTGGAACGGAACCAACGTGCCGGTGATTCGCTGGTCTGTGCCCCCAGCCTAGACACCTCTCGGGCAGGATGGGGCTGCGCACGTCGTACCGAATCAACCGCTGGAGAGGTCCTGTGAGTTCCCCGGAACCAGCCGTTCGCGCAGCGCGAAACGGCCCCGCCGCCCCCCTGACCGTCGCGGTCACGGGCGCTGCCACAGGGGTCGGCGCACTGCTCACCGAGCGGCTGCTGGCCGCAGACGACGTCAAGCGGGTCCTCGCCCTCGACGAGCGCGTCGGCGACGCCGAGGGCGCCGAGTGGCACACGCTCGACGTCCGCGACCCGGCCATCGCCGACCTGCTGCGCACCTCGGGCGCCTGCCGCGACGCGGCGGCCAGGGACGCCCGCGACCCCGAGCCGAGCGACCCCGTCGACGTCGTCGTGCACCTCGCGCTCGACCTCGACCTGGAGGCCGACCCGGCGGCCAGGACCGCGTTCAACGTGCGCGGCGCCCAGACCGTCCTCACGGCAGCCGCGGCGGCGGGGGTGCGGCGCGTGGTCCTGTGCACCTCGGCCATGGTCTACGGCGCGCTGCCCGACAACGACGTGCCCCTGGCCGAGGACGCCGAGCTGCGGGCCACGGCCGACGCCACCTGCGTCGGTGACCTCCTGGAGATCGAACGCCTGGCCGAGCGCGCCCCGCGGGCCCACCCGGGCCTGAACGTGACCGTGCTGCGCCCCGCGATCCTCGTGGGCGGCACGGACACCGCCCTGACCCGCTACTTCGAGTCCCCGCGCCTGCTCGTGGTCGCGGG
Above is a genomic segment from Streptomyces marincola containing:
- a CDS encoding ThiF family adenylyltransferase, with translation MHPMIKPSLRRGWRDRNTVRYGVTPAHSVLFGPLDTATESFLTLFDGTRTLPALREAATALGLREGAADRVAAQLAAAGVLDDATAEREAAAQVTDGLRPDLASLSLLHPEPGGGLRRLVARRAARVQVRGAGRVGTAIAAALAQAGVGRVRVVDGGRVLPQDTAPGGVRAEHVGRRRADAAAEVVGSVTPWERPQDRRTAEEQRTAGTLVIFAPRDGLTAYAPDPSAAEELIEAGTPHLYAGVVEATGFVGPLVLPGTTGCAGCMLRARAAREPCWPLLVAQWRNARRSGIPACDGALATAVAGLTACTALAFLDRTASEARSERTEVVLPRLTLTHHSVEPHPECPCGAAQAASPP
- a CDS encoding TerD family protein; this translates as MVTHFQRGQKARLSDLTLGTDLYVGVQITGPGMTFDISCFGLDAHERLSDDRYFIFYNQPTSPEESLRQLGAQAGDTDSFRVTLDRVPAAVDRLAFTATIDGEGTMAQIASGYLRIVAGGEEVARYSFDRSQFTSERAVMLGDFYRKDGWRFAAVGQGFDGGLAALLKHFGGEVAEEEEQAPAPAAPPAAPGFAPPGGGAPAAPGFGPPSGAAPPPAAPAPPAAPAPPPAAAPAPAPAPPPAPPAPAPFAGDAGPTRPLPAQGAHPPQPGGAFPPPGAPAGPPAPPAGYGYPPPPAGPGVPPGGGFPPPQQVPGAPPAGPGVPPGAPPGGTYPPHGGAFPPPPGPGVPPGGAFPPPQQVPGAPGAAFAPGGPQPVPGAPGSPFAPGGPQPVPGAPGAPFAPGGPQPVPGAQGTPMPPGAQPAGGMLAVLEQYRGTAERRRWVQQNPQLVRADLGIDGQPVMARQGSMVLYQGDVEFGFKGGGIRRRMTAMATGQGFPSMMRCTGSGQVYLAEESARLHPVELQGDAICVASQHVLAFDESLEYEVRRIDGHGLPGGSLFALQFQGHGTLVLTTHGEPLVLPVTPMTFADANAVIAWSAAAQVLVANQVRLRRQAYPGHSGETTQLQFRGAPGNFAIIQPYEI
- a CDS encoding NUDIX hydrolase — encoded protein: MSLHADATRVLGAWEAPDADQDGLRAAYLAHLAAHPDGMWKACRSGHLTASALVVDPAGERALLTLHGKLGLWLQTGGHCEPADTTLAGAALREATEESGIEGLRLLPRPARLDRHRTPCAVHLDVQYTAVAPAGARPVISEESRDLRWFAFDEVAGVADASVVRLLEGTRAVL
- a CDS encoding M48 metallopeptidase family protein; this encodes MSADPLNSVGPPQRTHPAGRVVLDGERHERVEVRRSARRRRTVSAYREGDRTIVLIPARMTVDEERRWVAVMLDKLAAQEERRVLGDDALAHRAAELSERYLQGRARPESVRWVTNQNARWGSCTPALGSIRLSHRLQGMPEYVIDYVLLHELAHLLVPGHGPGFWALLDGYPRTERARGFLEGVVAAERLPYAPWARRD
- a CDS encoding zinc-dependent metalloprotease: MSNTPFGFGLPEEPEDGESGDNRRGGGQGPADNPLAAMFGFGPGGPAGMNPQDLGAAFQQLGQMLSYEGGPVNWELARSVARQAVAQGAPDGSRDASVGQREREQVEEAVRLADLWLDGVTSLPSGSGAAVAWSRAEWVEATLPVWRELVDPVAERVGAAMGDVLPREMQAMAGPLLGMMRSMGGAMFGTQIGQAVGVLAGEVVGSTDVGLPLGPAGKAALLPQNVASFGEGLGVPQEEVRLYLALREAAHQRLFSHVPWLRSHLFGAVDGYARGIQVDTAKLEDMVGGLDPSRPEELQEKLQQGLFQPEDTPQQKAALARLETALALVEGWVDAVVHAAAQPHLPSAGALRETLRRRRASGGPAEQTFATLIGLELRPRRLRDAARLWASLTDARGSQARDGLWAHPDMLPTAEDLDDPDGFVHRDQADFSELDRMLGDAAGGPGDAGRGGARLDKDGDGPREENGAGGADGTGEQGEGPGEKGEGDR
- a CDS encoding NAD-dependent epimerase/dehydratase family protein, with protein sequence MSSPEPAVRAARNGPAAPLTVAVTGAATGVGALLTERLLAADDVKRVLALDERVGDAEGAEWHTLDVRDPAIADLLRTSGACRDAAARDARDPEPSDPVDVVVHLALDLDLEADPAARTAFNVRGAQTVLTAAAAAGVRRVVLCTSAMVYGALPDNDVPLAEDAELRATADATCVGDLLEIERLAERAPRAHPGLNVTVLRPAILVGGTDTALTRYFESPRLLVVAGSRPRWQFCHVEDLVSALELAAREQVDGELAVGCDGWLEQEEVEELTGIRRMELPPSVALGAAARLHRLGLTPSPAGDLAYTMHPWVVSGSRLYEAGWRPAWSNEEVLAELVHEAAGRHTVAGRRLGRKDAATTLGAAGATVALVGTAALVRRARRARRR
- a CDS encoding AIM24 family protein — encoded protein: MDQRMAAGFAPAAPPAVRMENHGPTMARVAMRSGSDLFARTGSMVAYEGFIQYESNPTALRQAVAGRLSGESVPLMKCQGDGVLYLADYGAEVVCLPLANESLSINASNVLAFDAHLEWGVQRVKGVAKFAGQGLFNLGISGSGWVAVTSRGIPVVVDVAQAGETCVDPDALVAWSTGLDMRAKRSFKASSLVGRGSGEAFQLAFSGRGFVIVQPSEDSTDRLTAQPQN
- a CDS encoding AIM24 family protein — translated: MQSPIFHHTVTPAQERFARQGSHMLRVALGQGDDVLARAGSMVAFEGMVEFDGEYQPPGRERRQHQAGEALPLMRCYGQGSVWFANLAQHVHVLDVDHEGLTVDSSYVLALDAHLSWDVVSVESQYGIPGVGTHNLVISGQGQVAITTSGQPLALRVTPERYCSADADAVVAWSTSLRVQMQAQTSSKPIWRRRGATGEGWELSFMGDGHVVVQPSEMLPPQHTSHGEQLHFRQGAGPGLNQGGAWGPR